CCGGAGTACCTCGGCGTGAAGCTTGGGCTACTGGGCGGCAAGCTCACCCTCATACCAGCGGGCCTCGCCCAGGCCGACGACGAGCGCCGGCTGATCTCGGTCTCCGAGTCCAGGGAGCGCATAAAGGACGCCCCGAGCCTGGGCTCCAACGAGGAGGTCACCGCCGAGCGAGAGCGCGTCGTCCGGGACTACTTCGGCCTGGACGCCAGCCCGGACTCCGGCTCCTCGTCGGACGAGCAGCGAAGCCGGGAGGAAGATACCTCCGAGATCCCTACCGGGCACCGCCAGGACCCGGAGAGCCGGGACACTGGCTCCGGCGACGAACGGCCCGACGAGACCAAAGAGACGGGCGACGAGGACGGCTTCACCGGCGAGAGGCAGCCCTGGAGCGACTCCGACGACTCTTCCACGGGCTCGACCGAGTCAACCGGAGAGATGGGCGCAGCCGCCGGCTCCGGAAGCCGGGAGCGGGAGCACTCCAATCACTCTAAAAGTGCCGGCGAAGAGCGCCAGGGCCGGGGCTCGGAAACTGGCTCTGAGCCCGGCCCCGGAGCCGGCTCCCCGGAGACCATGCGGGTCTCTGTCTGGCGCGAGAAGGCCCGAGCCGAGAAGATACTGGGAGAAGACGGCAACGAAGAGGTGCGCGTCCGCAAGGAGTGGGTCGAGGAAGAGGAGACCATAGAGGTCGAGGACCACCGCCGGGGATAGCAAACCTCCCGGAAGAAGCGTAAGGGTCCGGCAAACGGCCCTGCGATGGAAATGAGAAAACGATCACCAATCTCCCGGCACGGACAAAACACATCCTTGACGCCGGCACATATGTGCTATATAAATATAGTCAATCCGGCAACCGAATACCCCTTTGATTCTCCTTTCCCTTTCCCACCTTTTCGGGAGCCGGATCATTACCCCGAGCCCCGACCGCTCCCCCGGTCGGGGCTCTTTTCTATCGCGGGAGTCGCAGGTTCTTGGGGAAGCTTTCTTGTGAGGCGAGGTCTTCGAGGGAGTACCCGCTCTCCGGCGACCACGCGACGCCCGCGCCGCCGGTCAGGGCCGCCAGGTCCACTAGCCGGCCCACGATGCGCAGGCAGAAGCCGTGCAGGATCTCGTCGGAGTCGTGGGTCTTGCCCCGGGCGTGCTCCACGAAGACGCCTTTCGTCTTCCACACCCCGTCCCGGTATACGGCGAACGTCTGGCATGGTCCCTCTTCGACGATACTAGAGAAGCCCAGGATGCGCCCCGAGTAACCGGAAGGGTCCAGGCTGTAGTGACTGAGTCCCTCGTGCATCAGGTCCTCGTCGGTCTCGGCGGCCGCACCGGGTAGCACGCCGAAGGTGAGTGAGGCCCCGGTTCTCTCCCCGGCAATCACGCGCAGGTTCAGAAGTCCCGACTCCTCGGTGGTCTCCGCCTCGAACCCGGCCTCCCGCGCCAGAGAGGCGACGTACCCGAGCCCGGAGAAGAGACGTCTGGAGAAGGCCCGGACAGCCTCCTCCGACTCCCGCGACAGCGCAAGCGAGCGGTCCGCCTCCTCCCGGTAGCGGCGTAATCTGGTAAGCGCGGCGTCCTCGAAGCCCAAGGGCTACTCCTCCGAATCTTCCGCCCAGGAGCGCAGCGCGAGATCCAGGGCGCCCGGGGCCAGGGTCGCGGCGGCTGAGAAGGCGCGGTCCCCGAGCGTGACGTATACGTCCCGGCCCCCACGCTCGGCGGCGCGGGCTATCTTCACGGCGACCTTCTCCGCGGGCACGCCTTTCGGACGCCAGCCGCGCTTCTCGTCCTTCGTGCGGCGGGAGTTATCCCGGAAGGCGGTCCGGGTGGTGCCCGGGTAGACGCTCGTCACGGTGACGCCGCGAGAGGAGATCTCGACGCGCAGGGCCTCGGAGAGCGCGTTCAGGGCGGTCTTCGAGGAGCAGTAGCCCCCGACCTTCGGGATCGCCCGCAGCCCGACGATAGAGGAGACGTTGATGATCCTGCCCCCGCGCCGCATGTGGGGCAGCGCGGCCTGCAGACAGCGCAGCGGGCCGAGTACGTTTACCTCGTACACGTAGCGCAGGTCGTCGGCCCGAAGCTCTGCGACCCGCCCGGAGAGCCCTAGACCGGCGTTGTTCACCAGCACGTCTACCCCGCCGAGCCCGGCGGCGCGCCCGACCAGCGCCCGCACCGACTCCTCGTCGGTCACGTCGGTCGGCACCGGGAGGGCGTGGCCTCCGCGGCTCTGGATCTCCCGGGCCAGCCCTTCGAGCCTTTCGGCGTCGCGGGCCGCCAGCACGACCGCCGCGCCCCGGCCCGCGAGCTCGCGCGCGGTGGCCTCCCCGATGCCGCTGGAGGCCCCGGTAACGATTGCAACCCTGTTCTCAAGCGTCTTGTTCGTCTCATTCTTCTCATCAAACATGGGCGGTATCTTAACGGGTATATACTGCGACCGTGGAAGACCCGAGAGAAGAGCAGAGAGCAGAACGCGTAATCGTCGGGGTCACCGGCAGCATCGCGGCGTACAAGACGCCCGGAGTGATCCGGCGCGTCAGAGAGTCCGGCCGGGAGGTACGCGTGATCTCGACCGACGCCGCCCTCCGGTTCGTCCCCGAGGAGACGCTCGCCATAGCCGCCGGAGGAAGCATACACACCGAGAGGAGCTGGTGGGAGAACTCGGGCCGGGTCGAGCACGTAAGCCTCGCCCGCTGGGCCGACCTCCTGCTCGTCGCCCCGGCCGCCGCCGACGCCCTGGCGCGGACCGCGATAGGCCTCGGCGACGACCTCCTCTCCGCCACCGTACTCGCCGGCACGCGCCGCGTGATCTGGGCCCCGGCGATGAACCCCGAGATGTGGCAGAGTCCCGCCACCCGGCGCAACGTCGAGACGCTAGAGGGCTGGGGGCACCAGTTCGTGGGCCCGGCAGAAGGTGAGATGGCCTCCGCAGAGGAGCTACCGGGAGTAGGACGCCTCGCCGACGAGGCCGAGATACTCGCTGCGGTAGAGGCGGCGCTGGCCGAGGATATCCCGGGCTAGGAGAGCACCAGCAACAGGTCGCCGGGCTCGACGCGGGTGCCGCTTGAGGCGGCGAGGCGCTCCACGGCCCCCGTTGACTGGGCCGTTATGGAGGACTCCATCTTCATGGCCTCGATGGTACCGATCTTCTGCCCCGCCTCGACCTCCTCACCTTTCTCGACCGAGATCGTGACGACTCCGGTCATGGGCGCGGCGACGTGGCTGGAGTTGGTGGTGTCCGCCTTCTCCTGGCGCGGCACCTCGGGCTCCAGCGAGCGGTCGAGGGCATCTATGGGCCGGGGCTGACCGTTGAGGGTACAGAGCACGGTGCGGATGCCGCCCTCGTCGGCCTCGGTAACGGCGTCGAGCTCTATGTACAGCCGCACGCCGGGCTCGAGATCCACCGCAAGCTCCTCCTGACGCTCCAGGCCGTAGAAGAACGCCTTCGTGGGCACCACCGATACGTCGCCGTGGCGAGACTTCGAGGCTTCGAAGTCCTTCGTGGGGCCGGGTAGCAGCATACGGTTCAGCGCCTCGCGCCGTCGGGCCCCGCCCGCGGCGAGCGACTCGCGATCCTCGCGATTTTCGGCGGTTAGCTCGTCTTCACTCTCCCCGGCACCGTAAGCCTCCAACGCCCGGCTGCGGAACGGCTCGGGCCAGCCGCCGGGGGGCACGCCGAGCTCGCCGCGCAGGAAGCCGATCACGCTATCCGGCAGGTCGTATCCGCCGGGGTTTTTCTCCAGATCTTCGAGGTCTATATCCGCCGAGAGCAGGTACAGCGCGAGATCCCCGACGACCTTGCTCGTGGGCGTGACCTTTACGATATGCCCGAGCAGGTCGTCGCAGCGGGCGTAGAGGCGCTCGACCTCCTCGAAGCGTTCCGAGAGCCCGAGGGCGGCCGCCTGCTGCCGGAGGTTGGAGAGCTGGCCGCCCGGGATCTCGTGCCGGTACACCGTACCCGTAGGCGCGCGCAGACCGGTCTCGAACGGTTTGTAGAGCGTGCGTACCGTCTCCCAGTACGGCTCCAGGTCGCCCAGGGCGTGCATCGAGAGCCCGGTCTCGCGCCCGGTGTTGTCGGTGGCGGCTACTATCGCCGCAAGAGAAGGCTGGCTGGTCATGCCGGCCATCGGGGCCGCCGCGCCGTCCACCGCGTCGACCCCGGCCTCCAGCGCGACCAGGTAGGTTGCGAGCTGCCCTCCGGCGGTGTCGTGGGTGTGCAGGTGGACCGGCAAGTCGAACCTCTCGCGCAACGCCCCGACGAGGGTGCTCGCGGCCGGGGCACGCAGCAGACCGGCCATATCCTTGATACACAGCACGTGTGACCCGGCCTCGACGAGCTCTTCGGCCAGGCGCAGGTAGTAGTCCAGGGTGTAGAGCGTCTCGGAGGGATCGGAGAGGTCGCCGGTGTAGCAGAGCACGCCCTCGGCCACGGCTCCCGTCTCTCGCACGGCCTCGATGGCGGGGCGCATCTGCTCGACGTCATTCAGCGCGTCGAAGACACGGAAGATGTCTATGCCGGTCTCGTTGGCCTCGGCAACGAAGGCGCGCACGGCCTCGTCTGGAGCGGCGGTGTAGCCGACGGTGTTGCGCCCGCGCAGCAGCATCTGCAGGCAGACGTTCGGGAGCGCCTCCCGGAGCCGGGCGAGCCGCTGCCACGGGTCCTCTTGGAGAAATCTCAGGGCAACGTCGAAGGTCGCCCCGCCCCACACCTCGGCGGAGAAGAGCCCGGACATGTTACGGGCGACGTGCGGTGCGACGGCGAGCATGTCGAAGGAGCGCATCCGGGTGGCGAACAGCGACTGGTGGGCGTCGCGCATCGTGGTGTCGGTGACCTTGAGGTCTTTCGCCTCGCGCAGCCAGCGGGCGAAGCCTTCGGGGCCGAGATCTCCGAGCCTCTGGCGCGTACCGGCGGGAGGCGGCTCGTCGGTGTTCTGTAGCCTGGGCAGCTTGGTGCGCGGGTCAGGGACCGCTGGAGGCGGACCTTGGGGCCTGTTTACCGTGGTATCGGCGAGCAGGTCCAGGATGCGGCTGGCCCGGTCGGCGCCGGTGGAGACGGCGGTCAGATGAGGCCGCTCGTCTATGAACGAGGTGGTCGTGTTTCCAGAGAGGAAATCCGGGTCGGCGAGCACGGCGCGCAGGAAGGCGACGTTGGTGGATACGCCCCGCACCCGGAACTCCGCCAGCGAGCGCCGGGCACGGCTGGCAGCGGACGTGAGGTCCGCGCCGCGGGCGGTCAGCTTTACGAGCAGGGAATCGAAGTAGGGGCTTATCTCGGCCCCGGTGTAGACGCTGCCGCCGTCGAGACGGATGCCGGCGCCGCCGGGAGATCGGTAGGCGGAGATCCTGCCCGTATCCGGCCGGAAGCCGCTTGCCGGATCCTCGGTGGTTACCCGGCACTGCAGGGCCGCGCCGCGTTGCCGGATCTTCCCTTGCGTGAGATCCATCCCGGACAGCGTCTCGCCGCCGGAGATGCGGAGCTGGGCGTGGACGAGGTCCACGTCGGTGGTCTCCTCGGTGACGGTGTGCTCGACCTGGATGCGGGGGTTCATCTCGATGAAGGCGTGGGTCCCGTCCTCGCCGACGAGGAACTCCACCGTGCCGGCGTTCTTGTACCCAACCGCCTCCCCAAAGCGCACGGCGTCGGCGCAGAGTCGGTCGCGCAAGTCGGGATCGAGGTTCGGGGCGGGGGCGAGCTCCAGCACCTTCTGGTGGCGGCGCTGCACGGAGCAGTCCCGCTCGTACAGGTGTACGACCTCACCGGTTCCGTCGGCCAGGATCTGGACCTCTATGTGCCGGGGCCTCTCCAGGGCCTGCTCCAGAAACACGGTCGGGTCTCCGAACGCTCCCTCGGCCTCGCGCATCGCGGTCTCGACCGCGCTCTCCAGGTCCTCCTCGCGCTCGACCCGGCGCATGCCACGTCCACCGCCCCCGGCGGCGGCCTTTACGAAGACGGGGTAGCCGATCTCCTCCGCCGCCTCCAGCGCCTTCCGCGGCTCATCCAGCGACTCTGAAGCCCCCGGTACCGGGATGCCGGCCTTCTCGGCGGCCCGGCGGGCCGAGATCTTATCCCCCGTGAGCGCCAGCACGTCCGGCGGCGGCCCCACGAAGGTGATTCCGGCCTCCTCGCACGCCCGCGCAAGCTCCGCGCTCTCTGACAGGAGGCCGTATCCGGGGTAGATGGAGTCCGCCCCGACCTTCTTCGCGGTCTCGACCAGCAACCGCGCGTCGAGATAGGCCCGTACAGGATGGCCGGGCTCCCCGATTTCGTACGCCTCGTCAGCCTTTTGGCGGTGCAGCGAGTCGCGGTCGTCCGGCGTGTACACCGCCACCGCCCGGATACCGAGCTCGTAGGCGGCCCGGAAGGCCCGAACCGCGATCTCACCCCGGTTCGCTACCAGTACCTTCTCTAACATCGCCTACCCCCAGTGGCCTGACCCATACGTGACCGCCCGATCCGCGAAGCGCCCATGAAATCCATGAAGACTGTACACGCACCGTTATCCGAGACTCTCATGACCCCATTATGGACCAGAGCCCGCCAGCACTTCCAGTCTCCACATATATTCGCCCGGCACAGACCGGGGCCAAGCCTCGGTATCGTCGTAGTCTATCTTCTGAGATAGTCCTTCAGGGCGTGCTCCGTGCTCGGGAAGGCCAGCTCGGGCCACGGCAGATCCTCACGGGCAAAGCTCCTTACGTCCAGCGTCTCGTCGAGGGGGGACGGCTTGCCGCCCACGACTCTGGCGGCGTAGACGGCTATGGCGGGTACCGAGTCCTGATAGGAGTACAGCCCGACGATACTCTCGATCTCGAGCTCGACCCCGCACTCCTCCAGCGCCTCACGAGCGGCGGCGACCTCGGACCTCTCGCCGAGCTCGACGAACCCGCCGGGGAACGTCCACTTACCATAGCCGGGCTGTATGGAGCGTTGGATCAGGACTATCCCACCGTCCAGCTCGAAGATAGCACTCGCAACCAGCTTGGGCCCCTGATAAAACACGAACCCACACTCGCCGCACACCAGCCGCTCCGGCTCCCCGGCCTTCACGACCCGCTCCTCCAGAGGGCCGCCACACCGGGGGCAGAACTCGTACTCGTAAGGGTTGCGCGGGTTCAACGAGACTCCAGACTATGAGCGAGATGGCGGGCGTGGTAGAATTTACCTCGTTCGCGGACGTAGCTCAGTTGGCAGAGCGCCAGCTTCCCAAGCTGGAGGTCGCGGGTTCGACCCCCGTCGTCCGCTCTCTTTTTGGCGGATAGCAGCCTGTC
This genomic window from Rubrobacter aplysinae contains:
- a CDS encoding PRC-barrel domain-containing protein, encoding MGYRGRDEDSGKLSAECRGYELRDREGEKVGKIDEVFVDEDDRPEYLGVKLGLLGGKLTLIPAGLAQADDERRLISVSESRERIKDAPSLGSNEEVTAERERVVRDYFGLDASPDSGSSSDEQRSREEDTSEIPTGHRQDPESRDTGSGDERPDETKETGDEDGFTGERQPWSDSDDSSTGSTESTGEMGAAAGSGSREREHSNHSKSAGEERQGRGSETGSEPGPGAGSPETMRVSVWREKARAEKILGEDGNEEVRVRKEWVEEEETIEVEDHRRG
- a CDS encoding SDR family NAD(P)-dependent oxidoreductase, translating into MFDEKNETNKTLENRVAIVTGASSGIGEATARELAGRGAAVVLAARDAERLEGLAREIQSRGGHALPVPTDVTDEESVRALVGRAAGLGGVDVLVNNAGLGLSGRVAELRADDLRYVYEVNVLGPLRCLQAALPHMRRGGRIINVSSIVGLRAIPKVGGYCSSKTALNALSEALRVEISSRGVTVTSVYPGTTRTAFRDNSRRTKDEKRGWRPKGVPAEKVAVKIARAAERGGRDVYVTLGDRAFSAAATLAPGALDLALRSWAEDSEE
- a CDS encoding flavoprotein, with the translated sequence MEDPREEQRAERVIVGVTGSIAAYKTPGVIRRVRESGREVRVISTDAALRFVPEETLAIAAGGSIHTERSWWENSGRVEHVSLARWADLLLVAPAAADALARTAIGLGDDLLSATVLAGTRRVIWAPAMNPEMWQSPATRRNVETLEGWGHQFVGPAEGEMASAEELPGVGRLADEAEILAAVEAALAEDIPG
- a CDS encoding pyruvate carboxylase; translation: MLEKVLVANRGEIAVRAFRAAYELGIRAVAVYTPDDRDSLHRQKADEAYEIGEPGHPVRAYLDARLLVETAKKVGADSIYPGYGLLSESAELARACEEAGITFVGPPPDVLALTGDKISARRAAEKAGIPVPGASESLDEPRKALEAAEEIGYPVFVKAAAGGGGRGMRRVEREEDLESAVETAMREAEGAFGDPTVFLEQALERPRHIEVQILADGTGEVVHLYERDCSVQRRHQKVLELAPAPNLDPDLRDRLCADAVRFGEAVGYKNAGTVEFLVGEDGTHAFIEMNPRIQVEHTVTEETTDVDLVHAQLRISGGETLSGMDLTQGKIRQRGAALQCRVTTEDPASGFRPDTGRISAYRSPGGAGIRLDGGSVYTGAEISPYFDSLLVKLTARGADLTSAASRARRSLAEFRVRGVSTNVAFLRAVLADPDFLSGNTTTSFIDERPHLTAVSTGADRASRILDLLADTTVNRPQGPPPAVPDPRTKLPRLQNTDEPPPAGTRQRLGDLGPEGFARWLREAKDLKVTDTTMRDAHQSLFATRMRSFDMLAVAPHVARNMSGLFSAEVWGGATFDVALRFLQEDPWQRLARLREALPNVCLQMLLRGRNTVGYTAAPDEAVRAFVAEANETGIDIFRVFDALNDVEQMRPAIEAVRETGAVAEGVLCYTGDLSDPSETLYTLDYYLRLAEELVEAGSHVLCIKDMAGLLRAPAASTLVGALRERFDLPVHLHTHDTAGGQLATYLVALEAGVDAVDGAAAPMAGMTSQPSLAAIVAATDNTGRETGLSMHALGDLEPYWETVRTLYKPFETGLRAPTGTVYRHEIPGGQLSNLRQQAAALGLSERFEEVERLYARCDDLLGHIVKVTPTSKVVGDLALYLLSADIDLEDLEKNPGGYDLPDSVIGFLRGELGVPPGGWPEPFRSRALEAYGAGESEDELTAENREDRESLAAGGARRREALNRMLLPGPTKDFEASKSRHGDVSVVPTKAFFYGLERQEELAVDLEPGVRLYIELDAVTEADEGGIRTVLCTLNGQPRPIDALDRSLEPEVPRQEKADTTNSSHVAAPMTGVVTISVEKGEEVEAGQKIGTIEAMKMESSITAQSTGAVERLAASSGTRVEPGDLLLVLS
- a CDS encoding NUDIX hydrolase; protein product: MNPRNPYEYEFCPRCGGPLEERVVKAGEPERLVCGECGFVFYQGPKLVASAIFELDGGIVLIQRSIQPGYGKWTFPGGFVELGERSEVAAAREALEECGVELEIESIVGLYSYQDSVPAIAVYAARVVGGKPSPLDETLDVRSFAREDLPWPELAFPSTEHALKDYLRR